The genomic DNA ACATTGAACTACTTTGATTTGACATTGGCATCTGCCAAAGAGTTGTCACACACAATGGCCAATATAATGACAGTTAAAGATAACTTTGTTGACATTCTGTTTTGAAGATATTCTCATTTATGGGCTTTTGCAGATAAAGGTTACGACTAACAACACAGTTCCAAAACATATACAACCGCCATTAGAGCAAAACAAAcggtttatttatttatttattgtttttctgcGCCCTCTGCTCTTCTATTTTACATTCTTCACCATTATTcataatgatcatgattataCAACCATTTAAGGTCTTCTTACATTTAGCATTTAGACAAGGATACAATACCcgcatttaaaacaaaaataaaatgtgttttttcgTGAAGGACCGCACATTCTTAATGAGATACCACCTTTTTTGCAGGGGTTAAGTGGATGTGGGTCTGTAAGTGTGCATGGTGTATTGCGTAcagtggctcagtggtagagcgcatAATTCGTGAgtgggaggtcgtgggttcgttCCTCAGCCGAGACATACCATAAAGACCGGGATGGCACCTTGTGTCTTCTTTTTGATGATTGGTGTTTTTAGGGAGAACAGTTCATAAGAGCTGGGGTGCCTATCTTTGAGTTAGGTAAGAAATTAGTGACATTTGTTGGCTAATAATAAGTTGTGGCTCCTAGAAGTGGGTACTTGTGAATGCGGTGTGTTTAACATACCTCATTGGCACTAGTAAGTCGCAGCCTCACAAACACGGGCATGGTTAGACTTGTGATGCATCCTGCCACGATGAAAGCACCGGCAAACAACCAGTACCTGACACCATACGCATAGACCTCGGCAGGGACCCCGAGGATCGTGATAGCTGAAACGAAGCTGGCCACCAAGGAGAAAGCAACGGGTATTGGATTAGCGTTCCGATCAGCGAGTAGGTATTCCGTTGCTGTCTTCTGCTTGCCGCCAGAGCAAGCATAATAGATCCCGATCAGGGCTGAGATTAAGAGCATCGCAGCCAGGACCACATAGTCCCAAACTCCGAATCTGATATCCTCCATTTCTGGACTTAGGTCTGTATATCTAAGCTGTGCAAGGCGCTGACAGTCACTGCAATTTCACCTCTCTTCATAAACTATCACTATCTATTCTCCCAGATCTCGACGTGAAGCAAGCTTTTGTAGTTGCAGGATTATTTCTTTAATAGCGGACCCTTGTAATACTATAGCTTCTGTTTGCGTTCGGATGCCAACGCAAACAGACCTGCAATAGATGAGTCTTTTAGAGCTTCTAGGCGATCGATGCTGAGAGGCCGCTCACCATCCAGGTCTTTCTCACCACTAGCACACAAGCCCAACACATAGTAGTCTGTCGACTGTGAAAGTCAAACTTATAACATTTCTGGTGACGTCGAATCTATTGTTTAAGAAGATCCATACATGAAAGGAATACATACATGCATGGCTAAACATTGTGCTTTTGACGAGAACCTCCCACCAGATATTGTAATAACGGAGACAAACAAAcacaaatatgatattttcatgtGGATATGCGAACACAATTAGGTCCCAACTGAATGCGCAATCTACTGTCAGGTCGTTGAAGTGGCCTCTGATTAACACTGCACCGCATAGGGATTCTCTGTTTTCGTATCCAGAATTAAGGTAATATAATATCTAATGCCTCATCaatactacactgtaaaaaatgaagtgctaatttagcactaaCAGTGCTtgcatagtgactgcactacgagtgttgattttctagttcaaatttaaactagaaaatcagcactcgtactATTGCAATCACAATACAAGCTTTGTAAGTGCTTAATTAGCACTTCATGTTTACAGTGTTCCACGTTAAATAAATCGAACTGCTGCATAGTGTAcaaattgatgataataataataataatagccaatttttataaagcgcttttcccagaatggcccaaagcgcgttacagcatattattaccccggtcattggattcatttcaatcaagcacgaaaagtgcacaatttccactccctggggagcattacTTGCgttcatcgcagccacattatggcgctggcaaaatcaaacatacaatatctttctcatcctaccgggtatccatttagcacctgggtcgagagtggcaaagtgtggattaacgccttgccaaaggacgctagaccgcggtgggattcgaacacacgaccctctgtttacaaggcgagagtcagaaccacgcATCGACTCCTAATTATATTGGTGGTAATGACGATGAAATAATGTTAGTGCACCAAGTCTTGCTGTTTTTAACTGCATTTTGGCACACAGGCCTAGAAAATATACAATGTCTttccttttgtatttatattgacAATTCGTACCATTCAACACTTTCGCTATTAAGAGTTCACTTAAAGCACGACGAAGTTCCAGTCTAATCCATCAATTGCTCGCTATATACTTAACACCCAAACCCGATTATCTTCCTTTTGTCAAGAGCAAACCACAGGCAACAAACCCCTCATTATTGTCCTTAGTATTTGCCGAAAGTATAACGAGCAAGGTCTCATACGGATGAAATAGGAGTTCACGCCAAAAACAATTTGTAATTTCACCCTGAAGTTTGTGTTTTTACGGAATGGTTGAAGACATTTTGCTCCGAAGAAGTTTTCGTTCTTTTTGCCTCACCTGTAAATATCTTGGGAATAGGAATTGGGTGAATCAATATCGTTCTGCCTTCCTGTTGAAAATAGGCGctttagattttattttcctcatttccaacaaaataaacagttcaataaattaaacaatgcATACAATATACAATTACATCTAtaaatcataactttgaaactaCTTATTTGTACTCATTGCAATgcaaatacacacacacccacatatatATATCATCCTAATAAATTTTTCAATCGCTATTCTAACGCACATTGCGATGGAGAAATCTTGACAGATAGCACACATATCCCAGTAGGCTTCTACACTTCTAAGCTTATTCCgggctgaagaaaaaaatgtatcgaTGAAATAGCAATGTTAAGCTGGAAATGGAGAGGTCCACTAAGAAAGTAGGCTTGTATATCGTTGACCCCTCGGGTAATTATAGTTTTAAGTAATTGattattatgtacaataatATGAGGTGTCTAAAACCTTCAGCGTCAGAAAGAGGTTTTCATCTAATGAATTTTTTAATTGCTATTTTAACACACCTTGCGATGGAGGAAATATTTACAGGTATGAACCATATCTTCACATTGGCATACATCCCAGTCAGTAGGCTTATACACTTACAAAGGTATTCCAGGctaaaaaattaaatgatttggCCGggtaaagtaaaatctgacaaacaaaacacctagaattaaaaaaaaaatcggattaaGATAGACAAATCACGAAATTTCTGACGAGaatacagaaatgaaataaaacaaaataaaattaacatgatgaaaaaacaacaacataaagtagaatagaataaaataaaataaaaagaaatataatttctttgCAATATTTCGGTAAACAGTTCTATTCATCTGATGCATAACGTACACGTCCATGTATATATTACGTCATCAGCAACCTGAATAAGTaaccttattttgttacaaCAGAGACATTCCATACCAACCTGTATGAAAATTTGAAGATTTCAGGTAGCAAactgagaaaaagaaaaatgcgCACATGACATTTAACCCATTCATGACGGCGTGCATAACTGTTTAACATAATATTACTGAAAAAGTACAGAGCAATAACTCCATTATCCGTTATCAGactttgacgaaattttcagcattttgttcggtgaattttactctaaagtgcgtatcaaaaacaagtttacactttgaaaaagctctgaaaattacaaaaaatatacgacatgtgggtatttttttcaactataatctttggttttggtctcatctatccaatgaaagtaaaagttttgaccgaatgttacacttgagtgggTGCTGTTCATTTTTGTGAAgctcacagaaatctgtttgcgcagaaatgctcgttttcacgctgtgtcaagggggaaaaaggtgaaatcaaacttaccctacgaaacatttctcatacatttcccttacACTTTTAGAcaactgaaataaaacagatacatttaagcattttgtaacCATTTCGCCACCCGAattaaatttcaacacttagtaaacaaaacctttaccctttttgtgccagctggatctgagaaCATAGCTCAatctaaacaaaaaaattatatcagacATCGAGTATATTTCACTAAGTTttaatcatttaaagtgggtttacgtttcatttttcatttaatacttgtttctctacacttttcctaagcttgacaatgatttacATAATTAAAATCCGAGCctgagccatttcatgtaaatcacagctcactgtaaagcaaataacgtcacgatggcctcggtgtgtggagaaagtggggcgcaatgcactcttctaACGGGAAGCAAGTTAAAATACGtaaaagatattttcaaatcaatttcacaagctaacttctacttctacttttattcgtataactatttcaaagttctgctcaaatcatttttcaaaagtaagtggtgctcactcaagcggaaatatttttcaatagtaatatcgtcatttgcttaaatggatctgtaccaattttaaaatgtgaaaaaaaatcttcaggatgtTACATATGTATagttttacaggatttttttctaagtgtaaacttttttatgATACGTACTGTATGTCTAAATCTTTTCAGCCGAGGTacagatttaaacaaaatacaagtCCAAACTCTTGAAAGAGTGTTCTCTCTTGAATGGAAATAtaataggaagaaaaaaaaattgctgactGCCTGAGGTGTCCGAGAGAGCGAGAGTGACACAAATAGAACAGGAGATTCCATATACCGATTTAATGCAAATACCTGACAAACCCAAGTTAGTATGTTAAGGCGCTTATAAGCAATTTTAAAGCACTTTTTAAAGAGGTTTTAAGACACGATTATCAGATTGTAATAAGAATTAAAATGCAGCGCCTTTTATCTATGCTCTCTTCCGAATCACACACACAAcaatataaagaattgaataagTCCAATGATGTTGAATAAGTCCAATTATGCCCCAAACTCACAATCTTAGAAAGATGTCTGACTCCAAAATAGTATTTAATAATAAGATTATTACgcagtgtgttcttgtcgtgtTAATCACCATTTAGGCAATGGGTATTTATTATAGTGTTTGCTTCAAATGATTGTTCTTTCTATTTTCACCTTTTCTCATGGACACTCAGTTCCCCTTTTCTCATGGACTACTACACCactttggttttggtctaacaccaaatAGGTTTTTATACAACATCAATTAGAATCAAAACAGCATAGATtcgattccaaactggtgttgtttcaatacttctctggtgtggacattccgggctggtgttaaatctaCACCGGAATTTTGcagtgtaggcctattttagAATGAAATCTTATTACCGTGGTAAAATGTGTGGGTGGGTGTAATGCGGGATGCACTAGTTCCCCTGGCAGGCAGGTTTCCGCTCGCCCTTACTTTCTTCTGTGTGTTTCATTCGTGACAtccgccacaaatgttcggattaacgaacccttttacgttttcggattaacgaacatcgggGTATAGGCAATTtccgtgtttcggaattacgaacctttggaataaagaacattcggaattacgaaccttcggaattatgaagtgTCACCGTGGGATTTACACACCTCAATCAATTTGTTTATTATGCTTTTCCTTTCCGTTTTCTCTTAAATCACGGTAGTTTgccatgaacatgatgattGCGAAACATTCCTGCACGTAAGCTTTTATCACTGATCAAAGCTCTATGATTACGAGCCGATTTTCATATTATTTCGCCATTTTCATGTAGTCATAATTCCATTTACCAACAAATGAAAAATTTGCAGGTGATCGAACATTCAgttttcgagaaaaaaagaagcaatgAGTATTTTTATTTGAGGGATGGGAGAGGGCTACATTAGTTCCTCTGCAGGGATGGGGTAAAGCCTATCCGATCCGGTAATACATGTTAGAATGATTAGGCCTATATTGCTTTGCGATTTTAATATTATAAATTTGGAATACAATTAAGACAGTCATTTcgtttttattgattgattctgTGTAAAACGAttcgaatgaaaaaaaaggaaataacgTTTTATCGTTTATCCTTGGTATGTCGATCAATACACCTTATTGGAcatgatttgattttgttttcgtCAGGTATATTTTGATAACATGAAATCAATAAGAGCACCACAGCAGCAACACAAAATtcatttacacacacacacacacacacacacacacaaaagatcAGCGATTCGTATGAATGACACAATACATTTGGCCATTGAGGATGTATCTTTTTATCTTCTTAAATGCCAGTTGACGCCTCATTAAATTTTGGGTAATTCCCAAAGTGAAAATTTTTGCAAAGTCTGATCCATAATttcagtaaaaataaatgtcTCTGTTCTTAGAGCAGAAACGACCCAGCCACCTTAATCACGACGCCTCAAGTCCTCAATACTCACATCTGGCCAGCATAATACATTATTCTAACAGTCTAAGGCCCGGTCCCAGTGACATTTAGGATGGATTGCGCATAAATTGCGGATAAAATTTGATTACAGACGCTAAACATCCGCAATATTCGTAAAGTATGCTGTTTTAAGACGGTCATTTTTCGCACATGTCCGTAATCATCCGCAAAGGCACATTTTTCCGTTCCCACGAGTTTTGGGCTGCCCAAAACTCCTGGGAGCGGAAATCATCCGGTTTATATGTGCAATGCATACGCAATGCATATTCAATGTATGCGCTGAATTTTCGCAGTTATCCTGTGATATCCGCAACGGACATGGGATTGCGGATAAGTAGCGGACTGGGATAGAATGCGAAACGAATGCATACCGTGTCTAATACGACTTTATACCAAGCTGTAATAATTTATAAAGAATGCTTACAGACTGTTCACGAATAGTGTGTTTGTATTACGACTGTTTCGCGAACAATTTGCGAGTACACAGCAAACATTCATCGTAAACCCAAATTactatataaatgtaacagaaaatgaattttgaccgtcATTTTAAGAACAGTTGTATAGAATATAGGATGTTGCCATGGATCATCACGGACATTTGATAGTTGCAGCCATCCAACAACATAACAATCTTCTCTTCCAAGTTCAACGTTTGATCCAAATACGTGAAGCGAAGGAGAAATCAAAGAGCTGTCTGGGGAGACCTTGGATTGGCAGAAGACTAGATCTGGGCATGTGCGATAGATTGATGGTGGAGCTGCGTAACGAAGATCCACGTGCCTTCCAGAACTTTATGAGAATGCCCCCAGACATGTTTGACGAACTCGTGAACCGGCTCACTCCTCGACTGCTCAAGACACAGACCAACTTCGGAGCGAACTTAGAGCCTGGACTCACAGTGGCCTTAACCATACGCCATCTTGCCTCTGGTTCAAAATACAGGGACATGCAGTACGGTTGGAGGGTCCCTCACAACACAATCAGCAAAGTTGTCAGAGGAGTATGTACAGCCATATCAGAAGAGCACCTTGATGAACAGATGACTTGCCCTACCAACGATGAAGAATGGCGTGAAATTGCCAATGACTGGTTGCAGAGGTGGAACTTTCCTAACACAATCGGCGCGATTGATGGCAAGCATGTGGCATGCAAAGCTCACCCAAACTCAGGCTCGGAATATTACAACTACAAGGGCCTTTTTCGTATCATTTTAGTTGCCCTGGTCAGTTCTGACTACAAGGTTATTTGGGCTGATGTATCAGGAAACGGTTCCGCATCAGATGCTCAAATATACAACCAAAATGAGCTGAAGCAAGGTCTCGAGAACAGCGACATTATGGGTTGGCCAACTCCAGGTCCCTTACCCAATGACACCCAAGATGTCCCATACTTCATTGTGGGTGACGATGCTTTCTCTCAGAGAACATACCTAATGAAGCCATACAGTGCAAAGGCCCTGACCAGGGAAGAGCGTATCTATAACTACAGGCTGTCGAGGGCCAGGAGAGTCGTCGAGAACACATTTGGTATCATGGTGAATAGATTCCAAGTCCTTCTCACCACCATGCAGCACCATGCCGACACAGTCAAGCTGATACTGAAGACTTGCATTCTGCTCCACAACCTAATGCGCACCCGCTACCCAGTCCTACAGAACAGGCTTGTGGACCGGCAGCTGAAGAATGGACAAATAGTTCCTGGAGAATGGCGAAGGGGCCAAAACCTTGTTGACACAGTGGAGGTTCAAGCAAGATCACATTCGCAATGCGACCGTTGTTTCCGCACCACGTGCGCATTGCATTCTCTATGCATACGTAATCCTTCCGCAATAATCGTTTGGCATCCTATTTTTGTCCGCAATACATGTGTTATACTTCCGCATTACTTTCGTTACATTTCCGCAATGTCTGCAATAcattccacaattttacaagcaataTCCCTCGTATAATAGCATTCGCAAGGTAATTCGTTTTTATTCGTGATATTTCTGCTTTTAATCGTAATTTGTTCGCTGTACATCTTTTATGCATCCGCAATTTtaaagtggattttttttttgccaaatttaaTGCGGATGACAATGAATGACCGAAATTTGTATTCGCAATTCATGCGTAATTCAACGTTCCCCAGTGGGACCGGGCCTTGGAGTGTAATATTGCGATAATGATAATACGCTAATTATTCACATCTGAATACACTCATATCGCATAACTATGTCACCAAGTTGCAAAACAAGGACTTTCCTCTTAAAGATATCCCAGTTTCTctgtactaaaaaaataataattagcCAATTCATTCTGTGTGTTATCTCAAAATTCTTATTTCAAGATTTATTATTTACAACACACAGTCAATGGGTGACCAAAGTGTGGGTAATGCCCAATGAATACGTATTTCATCGGTCACATTTTCATAAACAATATTTTGCTCTCGCACCCGATAGCAATGAACATACAAAATATCtgttatataaatatcatgttatcttcatatttctttatttctttactttttcattctattatcttttcctttttattgtcttattttgtattaatttttttgtaacgAAGACATAATCTCTCCTGGAAGCTTTCTgaaacatgtgaaatgaaatcattaaatttataaaattggGTACGAAAGGCGCATCTTTTGATGAATTTCCATGAGAGGGCGCCATATTTTTCTGTCTAATATTTAAATAAAGTTTTCACAACGAATCAACGGATGGAATACAGATGTACCGGTACTGGTCACTATACTACACTTTTGGTATACTTCAGCGTTAGATGATACAACATGTTAATTCTAATTTGGGAACCTTTATATTAGAACTTGGTGCAAAATTCAAATACGtaatgtttaatttcatttcattaaaagaCTTTATgggaaaatcaaatttgaaatttttaaattaaatccaTGCCTGACAATAAATGATTTCAATCCAAATAGaaatcaagataaaaaaaatgtttcgtaAAAGTATGACACCCGACCTCTCCCGTTTTAAATATTTTAGTAGCTAACTACTTTCAAACATGTTTTCAAACGCCTTCATTTGCCTTTAGTATATCAGACAAAGAATGTCAACTGTGACCAGAGGCTTCGATCCTGGGGGGGCGGgggatcgccccaccaatgaaaattatTCCGGATgtgcataaaaaaaacaagattgtaatgttcagcaagcgagattgagatacacaactcgtccTTTATTACGtactcaaaatgtccgcttttcgaGTTGGaatacaaaaattttcagctcgcgcttcgcgctcgcattaatttgttggtgaaatacgtgtctgtgtctcaagagtcatatgtatatatatatatatatatatatatatatatatatatatatatacagtgtcgaaaatctgtctatctgacggtcaatcggattgggttcgGCCTAGCCACTAACTCTGTGGTCTAGAGGTTAAGGCActggcgttcaaagctgggggccc from Lytechinus variegatus isolate NC3 chromosome 8, Lvar_3.0, whole genome shotgun sequence includes the following:
- the LOC121419567 gene encoding putative nuclease HARBI1; translation: MVELRNEDPRAFQNFMRMPPDMFDELVNRLTPRLLKTQTNFGANLEPGLTVALTIRHLASGSKYRDMQYGWRVPHNTISKVVRGVCTAISEEHLDEQMTCPTNDEEWREIANDWLQRWNFPNTIGAIDGKHVACKAHPNSGSEYYNYKGLFRIILVALVSSDYKVIWADVSGNGSASDAQIYNQNELKQGLENSDIMGWPTPGPLPNDTQDVPYFIVGDDAFSQRTYLMKPYSAKALTREERIYNYRLSRARRVVENTFGIMVNRFQVLLTTMQHHADTVKLILKTCILLHNLMRTRYPVLQNRLVDRQLKNGQIVPGEWRRGQNLVDTVEVQARSHSQCDRCFRTTCALHSLCIRISMATNDRLTYGGHRLHNTPK